In the genome of Apodemus sylvaticus chromosome 2, mApoSyl1.1, whole genome shotgun sequence, one region contains:
- the Kdm3a gene encoding lysine-specific demethylase 3A isoform X2, translated as MCPVQSVPTTVFKEILLGCTAATPSSKDPRQQNTPQAANSPPNIGAKLPQGCHKQSLPEELSSCLNTKPEVLRTKPDVCKAGLLSSKSSQVGAGDLKILSEPKGSCIQPKTNTDQESRLESAPQPVTGLPKESLPAKTSSKAELDIATTPELQKHLEHAASTSDDLSDKPQVKAGVTSLNSCAEKKVEPSHLGSQSLNLKETSVKVDNESCCTRSSNKTQTPPARKSVLTDPDKLKKLQQSGEAFVQDDSCVNIVAQLPKCRECRLDSLRKDRGQDQQKDSPVFCRFFHFRRLQFNKHGVLRVEGFLTPNKYDSEAIGLWLPLTKNVVGTDLDTAKYILANIGDHFCQMVISEKEAMSTIEPHRQVAWKRAVKGVREMCDVCDTTIFNLHWVCPRCGFGVCVDCYRMKRKNCQEGAAYKTFSWIRCVKSQIHEPENLMPTQIIPGKALYDVGDIVHSVRAKWGIKANCPCSNRQFKLFSKPALKEDLKQTSLSGEKPTLGTMVQQSSPILEPAAVCGEAASKPASSVKPACPANTSPLTWLADLTSGNVNKENKDKQLTMPILKNEIKCLPPLPPLNKSNTVLHTFNSTILTPVSNNNSGFLRNLLNSSTGKTENGLKNTPKILDDIFASLVQNKTPSDLSKRPQGLTIKPSILGFDTPHYWLCDNRLLCLQDPNNKSNWNVFRECWKQGQPVMVSGVHHKLNTELWKPESFRKEFGEQEVDLVNCRTNEIITGATVGDFWDGFEDVPNRLKNEKEKEPMVLKLKDWPPGEDFRDMMPSRFDDLMANIPLPEYTRRDGKLNLASRLPNYFVRPDLGPKMYNAYGLITPEDRKYGTTNLHLDVSDAANVMVYVGIPKGQCEQEEEVLRTIQDGDSDELTIKRFIEGKEKPGALWHIYAAKDTEKIREFLKKVSEEQGQENPADHDPIHDQSWYLDRSLRKRLYQEYGVQGWAIVQFLGDVVFIPAGAPHQVHNLYSCIKVAEDFVSPEHVKHCFWLTQEFRYLSQTHTNHEDKLQVKNVIYHAVKDAVAMLKASESSLGKP; from the exons ATGTGTCCTGTACAGTCTGTCCCCACAACAGTGTTTAAGGAGATCCTGCTTGGCTGTACTGCAGCAACTCCATCTAGCAAGGACCCAAGACAGCAAAATACTCCCCAGGCAGCCAATTCTCCACCTAACATTGGAGCAAAACTTCCTCAAGG ATGTCATAAGCAGAGTTTACCAGAAGAACTTTCTTCCTGTCTAAACACAAAACCTGAAGTTCTGAGAACAAAACCAGATGTCTGCAAAGCAGGATTACTTTCTTCAAAATCTTCTCAGGTTGGAGCTGGAGACTTGAAAATTCTGAGTGAGCCCAAAGGTAGCTGTATCCAGCCTAAAACAAACACTGATCAGGAGAGCAGACTGGAGTCTGCTCCACAGCCAGTCACTGGCCTTCCAAAGGAGAGCTTGCCTGCAAAGACTTCCTCTAAGGCAGAACTGGACATTGCCACCACTCCTGAACTGCAGAAGCATCTAGAACATGCAGCTTCCACATCCGATGACCTTTCAGATAAGCCACAAGTGAAAGCAGGTGTCACTAGCCTTAATAGTTGTGCAGAAAAGAAGGTCGAGCCTTCACATTTAGGTTCCCAGTCACTGAATTTAAAGGAAACGTCAGTAAAAGTAGATAATGAAAGCTGTTGTACAAGAAGCAGTAATAAAACCCAGACTC CCCCAGCCCGGAAGTCAGTTTTGACAGACCCAGATAAACTCAAGAAGCTCCAGCAGAGCGGAGAGGCCTTTGTTCAGGATGACTCCTGCGTTAACATCGTGGCACAGCTGCCCAAGTGTCGGGAATGTCGCTTAGACAGCCTGCGCAAGGACAGGGGCCAGGACCAGCAGAAGGATTCCCCTGTGTTCTGTCGCTTTTTTCACTTCAGAAG GTTACAATTCAACAAACATGGTGTGTTGCGGGTAGAAGGCTTCTTAACACCAAACAAGTACGATAGTGAAGCGATTGGCTTGTGGCTGCCTTTGACCAAAAATGTTGTGGGGACCGATTTGGACACAGCAAAGTATATCCTGGCCAATATTGGAGACCACTTCTGTCAAATGGTGATTTCTGAGAAGGAAGCTATGTCAACCATTGAGCCACACA GGCAGGTTGCTTGGAAACGAGCTGTcaaaggagttagagaaatgtgtgatgtgtgtgacaCAACCATTTTCAACCTGCACTGGGTGTGCCCTCGGTGTGGGTTTGGAGTGTGTGTAGATTGCTACCGTATGAAGAGGAAGAATTGCCAAGAGG GTGCTGCCTACAAGACTTTCTCTTGGATAAGGTGTGTGAAGAGTCAGATACATGAGCCTGAAAACCTGATGCCCACACAGATTATTCCTGGCAAAG CCCTCTACGATGTTGGAGACATTGTGCATTCTGTCAGAGCAAAATGGGGTATAAAGGCCAATTGTCCCTGCTCCAACAGGCAGTTCAAGCTCTTCTCAAAGCCAGCCTTGAAGGAAGACCTGAAACAG ACATCCTTGTCTGGAGAAAAACCAACTCTCGGGACCATGGtacagcaaagttcccctatatTGGAGCCAGCAGCTGTATGTGGGGAAGCAGCCTCCAAGCCAGCCAGCAGTGTGAAGCCCGCCTGTCCAGCCAACACATCCCCTTTAACCTGGCTAGCTGACCTTACCAGTGGGAATGTCAACAAGGAGAATAAGG ataAACAGCTGACTATGCCgattttaaagaatgaaatcaaatgCCTTCCACCCTTGCCCCCTCTGAACAAGTCCAACACAGTCCTCCATACTTTTAACAGCACCATTTTGACACCTGTGAGCAACAATAATTCTGGTTTCCTTCGAAATCTTTTGAATTCATCCACAGGAAAG ACAGAAAATGGACTAAAGAACACACCCAAAATCCTTGATGACATCTTTGCCTCTTTGGTGCAAAACAAGACGCCTTCTGATTTATCCAAGAGGCCTCAAGGACTGACAATCAAGCCTAGCATTCTTGGCTTTGACACTCCTCACTACTGGCTGTGTGACAACCGCCTGCTGTGCTTGCAAGACCCCAACAATAAGAGCAATTGGAATGTTTTTAGGGAATGCTGGAAACAAGGGCAG CCAGTGATGGTGTCGGGAGTGCATCATAAATTAAACACTGAACTCTGGAAACCTGAGTCCTTCAGGAAAGAGTTTGGCGAGCAAGAAGTGGACCTAGTCAATTGTAGAACCAATGAAATCATCACAGGAGCCACAGTAGGAGACTTCTGGGATGGATTTGAAGATGTTCCAA ACcgtttgaaaaatgaaaaagaaaaagaaccaatgGTGTTGAAACTTAAAGACTGGCCACCGGGAGAAGACTTTAGAGACATGATGCCTTCCAG gtttgatgatcTGATGGCCAACATTCCACTGCCTGAGTATACCAGGCGAGATGGCAAACTGAACCTGGCCTCGAGACTGCCAAACTACTTTGTACGGCCAGACCTGGGCCCCAAGATGTACAATGCTTATG gattgaTCACTCCAGAAGATCGGAAATATGGGACCACAAATCTTCACTTAGATGTATCTGATGCAGCTAATGTCATGGTTTATGTGGGAATTCCCAAAGGACAATGTGAACAGGAAGAAG AAGTCCTTCGCACCATCCAAGATGGAGATTCTGATGAACTTACAATTAAGCGATTTATCGAAGGAAAAGAGAAGCCAGGAGCCCTTTGGCACATATATGCTGCTAAAGACACAGAGAAGATAAGAGAATTCCTTAAAAAG GTATCAGAAGAACAGGGTCAAGAAAACCCTGCAGACCATGATCCTATTCATGATCAGAGCTGGTATTTAGACCGATCACTGAGAAAGCGCCTTTATCAAGAGTATGGAGTTCAAGGCTGGGCTATTGTACAATTTCTTGGGGATGTGGTGTTTATCCCAGCAGGAGCTCCACATCAG GTTCATAACTTATACAGCTGTATCAAAGTGGCTGAAGACTTTGTGTCTCCAGAGCATGTTAAACACTGCTTCTGGCTTACTCAGGAATTCCGTTATTTGTCACAGACTCATACCAACCATGAAGATAAATTGCAG GTGAAGAATGTTATCTACCATGCAGTGAAAGATGCAGTTGCTATGCTAAAAGCCAGTGAATCTAGTTTGGGCAAACCTTAA
- the Kdm3a gene encoding lysine-specific demethylase 3A isoform X1, which produces MVLTLGESWPVLVGKRFLSLSAAEGSHDNWDLERVAEWPWLSGTIRAVSHTDVTKKDLKVCVEFDGESWRKRRWIDVYSLLRRAFLVEHNLVLAERKSPEIPEQVIQWPAIMYKSLLDKAGLGSITSVRFLGDQQSVFVPKDLLKPIQDVNSLRLSLTDNQTVSKEFQALIVKHLDESHLLQGDKNLVGSEVKIYSLDPSTQWFSATVVHGNPSSKTLQVNCEEIPALKIVDPALIHVEVVHDNFVTCGNSTRIGTVKRKSSENNGSSVSKQAKSCSEASPSMCPVQSVPTTVFKEILLGCTAATPSSKDPRQQNTPQAANSPPNIGAKLPQGCHKQSLPEELSSCLNTKPEVLRTKPDVCKAGLLSSKSSQVGAGDLKILSEPKGSCIQPKTNTDQESRLESAPQPVTGLPKESLPAKTSSKAELDIATTPELQKHLEHAASTSDDLSDKPQVKAGVTSLNSCAEKKVEPSHLGSQSLNLKETSVKVDNESCCTRSSNKTQTPPARKSVLTDPDKLKKLQQSGEAFVQDDSCVNIVAQLPKCRECRLDSLRKDRGQDQQKDSPVFCRFFHFRRLQFNKHGVLRVEGFLTPNKYDSEAIGLWLPLTKNVVGTDLDTAKYILANIGDHFCQMVISEKEAMSTIEPHRQVAWKRAVKGVREMCDVCDTTIFNLHWVCPRCGFGVCVDCYRMKRKNCQEGAAYKTFSWIRCVKSQIHEPENLMPTQIIPGKALYDVGDIVHSVRAKWGIKANCPCSNRQFKLFSKPALKEDLKQTSLSGEKPTLGTMVQQSSPILEPAAVCGEAASKPASSVKPACPANTSPLTWLADLTSGNVNKENKDKQLTMPILKNEIKCLPPLPPLNKSNTVLHTFNSTILTPVSNNNSGFLRNLLNSSTGKTENGLKNTPKILDDIFASLVQNKTPSDLSKRPQGLTIKPSILGFDTPHYWLCDNRLLCLQDPNNKSNWNVFRECWKQGQPVMVSGVHHKLNTELWKPESFRKEFGEQEVDLVNCRTNEIITGATVGDFWDGFEDVPNRLKNEKEKEPMVLKLKDWPPGEDFRDMMPSRFDDLMANIPLPEYTRRDGKLNLASRLPNYFVRPDLGPKMYNAYGLITPEDRKYGTTNLHLDVSDAANVMVYVGIPKGQCEQEEEVLRTIQDGDSDELTIKRFIEGKEKPGALWHIYAAKDTEKIREFLKKVSEEQGQENPADHDPIHDQSWYLDRSLRKRLYQEYGVQGWAIVQFLGDVVFIPAGAPHQVHNLYSCIKVAEDFVSPEHVKHCFWLTQEFRYLSQTHTNHEDKLQVKNVIYHAVKDAVAMLKASESSLGKP; this is translated from the exons GTGTGTGTGGAGTTTGATGGGGAGtcttggaggaagagaagatggataGATGTCTACAGCCTTCTGAGAAGAGCATTTTTAGTAGAGCATAACCTGGTTCTGGCAGAGCGAAAATCACCTGAAATTCCTGAGCAAGTTATTCAGTGGCCTGCAATA atgtaCAAATCTCTGCTAGACAAAGCTGGCTTGGGATCCATAACTTCTGTTCGGTTTCTTGGAGATCAACAAAGTGTATTTGTTCCCAAAGACCTTTTGAAACCTATACAG GATGTGAACAGTCTTCGGCTTTCCCTTACTGATAATCAGACAGTCAGTAAAGAATTCCAAGCTTTGATTGTAAAACATTTGGATGAGAGCCATCTCTTACAAG gtgacaAGAATCTTGTTGGTTCAGAAGTAAAAATTTATAGCTTGGATCCATCTACTCAGTGGTTTTCAGCAACTGTTGTACATGGAAACCCATCATCCAAAACTCTTCAAGTCAACTGTGAGGAG attccaGCACTGAAAATTGTTGACCCAGCACTGATTCATGTTGAAGTTGTACATGACAACTTCGTGACATGTG GTAATTCTACAAGAATTGGAACCGTAAAACGCAAGTCTTCTGAGAATAATGGAAGTTCAGTTTCTAAACAAGCAAAATCTTGCTCTGAG GCCTCTCCCAGCATGTGTCCTGTACAGTCTGTCCCCACAACAGTGTTTAAGGAGATCCTGCTTGGCTGTACTGCAGCAACTCCATCTAGCAAGGACCCAAGACAGCAAAATACTCCCCAGGCAGCCAATTCTCCACCTAACATTGGAGCAAAACTTCCTCAAGG ATGTCATAAGCAGAGTTTACCAGAAGAACTTTCTTCCTGTCTAAACACAAAACCTGAAGTTCTGAGAACAAAACCAGATGTCTGCAAAGCAGGATTACTTTCTTCAAAATCTTCTCAGGTTGGAGCTGGAGACTTGAAAATTCTGAGTGAGCCCAAAGGTAGCTGTATCCAGCCTAAAACAAACACTGATCAGGAGAGCAGACTGGAGTCTGCTCCACAGCCAGTCACTGGCCTTCCAAAGGAGAGCTTGCCTGCAAAGACTTCCTCTAAGGCAGAACTGGACATTGCCACCACTCCTGAACTGCAGAAGCATCTAGAACATGCAGCTTCCACATCCGATGACCTTTCAGATAAGCCACAAGTGAAAGCAGGTGTCACTAGCCTTAATAGTTGTGCAGAAAAGAAGGTCGAGCCTTCACATTTAGGTTCCCAGTCACTGAATTTAAAGGAAACGTCAGTAAAAGTAGATAATGAAAGCTGTTGTACAAGAAGCAGTAATAAAACCCAGACTC CCCCAGCCCGGAAGTCAGTTTTGACAGACCCAGATAAACTCAAGAAGCTCCAGCAGAGCGGAGAGGCCTTTGTTCAGGATGACTCCTGCGTTAACATCGTGGCACAGCTGCCCAAGTGTCGGGAATGTCGCTTAGACAGCCTGCGCAAGGACAGGGGCCAGGACCAGCAGAAGGATTCCCCTGTGTTCTGTCGCTTTTTTCACTTCAGAAG GTTACAATTCAACAAACATGGTGTGTTGCGGGTAGAAGGCTTCTTAACACCAAACAAGTACGATAGTGAAGCGATTGGCTTGTGGCTGCCTTTGACCAAAAATGTTGTGGGGACCGATTTGGACACAGCAAAGTATATCCTGGCCAATATTGGAGACCACTTCTGTCAAATGGTGATTTCTGAGAAGGAAGCTATGTCAACCATTGAGCCACACA GGCAGGTTGCTTGGAAACGAGCTGTcaaaggagttagagaaatgtgtgatgtgtgtgacaCAACCATTTTCAACCTGCACTGGGTGTGCCCTCGGTGTGGGTTTGGAGTGTGTGTAGATTGCTACCGTATGAAGAGGAAGAATTGCCAAGAGG GTGCTGCCTACAAGACTTTCTCTTGGATAAGGTGTGTGAAGAGTCAGATACATGAGCCTGAAAACCTGATGCCCACACAGATTATTCCTGGCAAAG CCCTCTACGATGTTGGAGACATTGTGCATTCTGTCAGAGCAAAATGGGGTATAAAGGCCAATTGTCCCTGCTCCAACAGGCAGTTCAAGCTCTTCTCAAAGCCAGCCTTGAAGGAAGACCTGAAACAG ACATCCTTGTCTGGAGAAAAACCAACTCTCGGGACCATGGtacagcaaagttcccctatatTGGAGCCAGCAGCTGTATGTGGGGAAGCAGCCTCCAAGCCAGCCAGCAGTGTGAAGCCCGCCTGTCCAGCCAACACATCCCCTTTAACCTGGCTAGCTGACCTTACCAGTGGGAATGTCAACAAGGAGAATAAGG ataAACAGCTGACTATGCCgattttaaagaatgaaatcaaatgCCTTCCACCCTTGCCCCCTCTGAACAAGTCCAACACAGTCCTCCATACTTTTAACAGCACCATTTTGACACCTGTGAGCAACAATAATTCTGGTTTCCTTCGAAATCTTTTGAATTCATCCACAGGAAAG ACAGAAAATGGACTAAAGAACACACCCAAAATCCTTGATGACATCTTTGCCTCTTTGGTGCAAAACAAGACGCCTTCTGATTTATCCAAGAGGCCTCAAGGACTGACAATCAAGCCTAGCATTCTTGGCTTTGACACTCCTCACTACTGGCTGTGTGACAACCGCCTGCTGTGCTTGCAAGACCCCAACAATAAGAGCAATTGGAATGTTTTTAGGGAATGCTGGAAACAAGGGCAG CCAGTGATGGTGTCGGGAGTGCATCATAAATTAAACACTGAACTCTGGAAACCTGAGTCCTTCAGGAAAGAGTTTGGCGAGCAAGAAGTGGACCTAGTCAATTGTAGAACCAATGAAATCATCACAGGAGCCACAGTAGGAGACTTCTGGGATGGATTTGAAGATGTTCCAA ACcgtttgaaaaatgaaaaagaaaaagaaccaatgGTGTTGAAACTTAAAGACTGGCCACCGGGAGAAGACTTTAGAGACATGATGCCTTCCAG gtttgatgatcTGATGGCCAACATTCCACTGCCTGAGTATACCAGGCGAGATGGCAAACTGAACCTGGCCTCGAGACTGCCAAACTACTTTGTACGGCCAGACCTGGGCCCCAAGATGTACAATGCTTATG gattgaTCACTCCAGAAGATCGGAAATATGGGACCACAAATCTTCACTTAGATGTATCTGATGCAGCTAATGTCATGGTTTATGTGGGAATTCCCAAAGGACAATGTGAACAGGAAGAAG AAGTCCTTCGCACCATCCAAGATGGAGATTCTGATGAACTTACAATTAAGCGATTTATCGAAGGAAAAGAGAAGCCAGGAGCCCTTTGGCACATATATGCTGCTAAAGACACAGAGAAGATAAGAGAATTCCTTAAAAAG GTATCAGAAGAACAGGGTCAAGAAAACCCTGCAGACCATGATCCTATTCATGATCAGAGCTGGTATTTAGACCGATCACTGAGAAAGCGCCTTTATCAAGAGTATGGAGTTCAAGGCTGGGCTATTGTACAATTTCTTGGGGATGTGGTGTTTATCCCAGCAGGAGCTCCACATCAG GTTCATAACTTATACAGCTGTATCAAAGTGGCTGAAGACTTTGTGTCTCCAGAGCATGTTAAACACTGCTTCTGGCTTACTCAGGAATTCCGTTATTTGTCACAGACTCATACCAACCATGAAGATAAATTGCAG GTGAAGAATGTTATCTACCATGCAGTGAAAGATGCAGTTGCTATGCTAAAAGCCAGTGAATCTAGTTTGGGCAAACCTTAA